A region from the Micrococcus cohnii genome encodes:
- a CDS encoding PucR family transcriptional regulator, whose product MPDSRTVTAPRSISAESLARLRAHLGQLNTATLQRLDATLPWYRQLTPDERSALGLVAQRGLAGFVDWFEQHSLSTGHFLTEVFGQAPTELTRSINLQRALQLIRTVVDVVESSVPEIVQERDQAAVRESVLRYSREIAFALADVYARAAETRGAWDSRLEAVLLGAVLRGQDPDEIRHRATAIGWNSGTGVMVMAGAAPGTDKPAFVPGLRRAAARQRCDVLVGVQAERLVLVIGSVEEAGTTAAALTPWFGDGPVTVGPVVDSLHEAHVSARHAFAALAAAPAHPRAPRPTPTHEVLPERALMGDPTARQSLVHGVYEPLVDAGPALLETVDTYGALGHSLEATARALFIHTNTVRYRLRRVSELTGWDPLVPRDAYVLRTAITVGRLADSGSHDVGPDLIPDRHPWSDPAHTDL is encoded by the coding sequence ATGCCCGATTCACGCACGGTCACCGCGCCGCGATCGATCTCGGCCGAGTCTCTCGCGCGGCTGCGCGCCCACCTGGGCCAACTCAACACCGCCACACTGCAGCGGCTGGACGCGACCCTGCCCTGGTACCGACAGCTCACCCCGGACGAACGCAGCGCGCTGGGCCTGGTCGCGCAGCGCGGCCTGGCCGGATTCGTCGACTGGTTCGAACAGCACAGCCTCAGCACCGGTCACTTCCTCACGGAGGTGTTCGGGCAGGCGCCCACCGAGCTCACCCGCTCGATCAACCTGCAGCGGGCCCTCCAGTTGATCCGGACCGTCGTCGATGTCGTGGAGTCCTCGGTGCCGGAGATCGTCCAGGAACGCGACCAGGCGGCCGTGCGCGAGTCCGTGCTGCGCTACTCGCGTGAGATCGCCTTCGCCCTCGCCGACGTCTACGCACGGGCAGCCGAGACCCGCGGTGCCTGGGACTCTCGCCTGGAGGCGGTCTTGCTCGGTGCCGTCCTGCGCGGGCAGGACCCGGACGAAATCCGGCACCGCGCCACCGCGATCGGCTGGAACAGCGGCACCGGCGTCATGGTGATGGCCGGCGCGGCCCCCGGAACGGACAAGCCGGCCTTCGTCCCCGGTCTGCGTCGAGCCGCCGCCCGACAGCGCTGCGACGTCCTGGTGGGCGTGCAGGCCGAACGCCTCGTGCTGGTGATCGGCTCGGTCGAGGAGGCGGGGACGACCGCTGCGGCCCTGACGCCGTGGTTCGGCGACGGGCCGGTGACCGTCGGTCCGGTGGTCGATTCCCTGCACGAGGCACACGTGTCCGCGCGACATGCGTTCGCGGCCCTGGCCGCGGCTCCGGCCCACCCGCGGGCCCCGCGCCCCACGCCGACGCACGAGGTGTTACCCGAGCGCGCCCTGATGGGCGATCCGACCGCCCGCCAGAGCCTGGTGCACGGCGTGTACGAGCCCCTCGTCGACGCCGGCCCGGCGCTGTTGGAGACCGTCGACACCTACGGTGCGCTCGGCCATTCCCTCGAGGCCACCGCCCGCGCTTTGTTCATTCACACCAATACCGTGCGTTATCGGCTGCGCCGGGTCAGTGAGCTGACCGGCTGGGACCCGCTCGTCCCGCGCGATGCCTACGTGCTGCGCACCGCGATCACCGTGGGCCGCCTGGCCGATTCCGGCTCCCATGACGTGGGCCCGGATCTGATCCCGGACCGGCATCCGTGGTCGGACCCAGCCCACACGGACTTGTAG
- the aceE gene encoding pyruvate dehydrogenase (acetyl-transferring), homodimeric type, with product MSAAEESSRILTGLTANLPDKDPEETAEWIESFDGLVDERGTERAQYIMRSLLQRAGMKSVGVPMVTTTDYVNTIPADQEPEFPGDEELERRYRNYLRWNAAVMVQRAQRDGIGVGGHISSYAGQATLYEVGYNHFFRGQDHPGGGDQVFFQGHSSPGNYARAYLEGRLTEEDLDGFRQEKSKEGHALPSYPHPRMLPDFWQFPTVSMGLGPMNAIFQAQFNRYLHNHGIADTSDQHVWAFLGDGEMDEPESRGQLHIAANDKLDNLTFVVNCNLQRLDGPVRGNGKIVQELESYFRGAGWNVIKVLWGREWDPLLEQDESGELVRIMNETPDGDFQTYKAESGGFVREHFFGQSSTTKEMVADMSDDEIWGLKRGGHDYRKVYAAYKAAMEHKGQPTVILAHTIKGYGLGKAFEGRNATHQMKKLTADDLKMFRDRHRIPVSDEVIDKDPYDIPYYHPGMDAPEIRYMMQRRSELGGPVPARRSKHHQIPVPPESAYKQARKGSGKQQAATTMAFVRLLKDLMRDKNLGSRIVPIIPDEARTFGMDAFFPTAKIYNPSGQNYLAVDRELFLSYNESTKGKLYHVGINEDGATAAFNAIGTSYSTHGEPMVPVYIFYSMFGFQRTGDNLWAAGDQLARGFIIGATAGRTTLAGEGTQHMDGHSPVLAGTNPAVKHYDPAFSYEIAHIVRQGLHEMYGEHDLGEDARNVMYYLTVYNEPIVHPDEPENLDVEGLLKGLYRYSEGTGSGPKAQLMGSGVSLPWAIEAQRILAEDWDVNADVWSVTSWNELYRDAAAAEKDALRDPSAEARVPYVTQKLADAEGPIVASTDYTTSLANQIRPYIPNDFSALGADEFGFADTRQAARRYFLIDAHSMVVRTLQLLEKQAAVEKGTAATAHQKYTLDDVNAGTTGTAGGDA from the coding sequence ATGAGCGCAGCCGAAGAGAGCTCCCGAATTCTGACCGGCCTGACGGCGAACCTGCCGGATAAGGACCCGGAGGAGACCGCCGAATGGATCGAGTCCTTCGACGGACTCGTCGACGAGCGCGGCACCGAGCGCGCGCAGTACATCATGCGCTCGCTGCTGCAGCGGGCCGGCATGAAGTCCGTCGGCGTGCCGATGGTGACCACGACCGACTACGTCAACACCATCCCCGCGGATCAGGAGCCCGAGTTCCCGGGCGACGAGGAGCTCGAGCGCCGCTACCGCAACTACCTGCGCTGGAACGCGGCCGTCATGGTGCAGCGCGCGCAGCGCGACGGCATCGGCGTCGGCGGCCACATCTCCTCCTACGCGGGCCAGGCAACGCTCTACGAGGTGGGCTACAACCACTTCTTCCGCGGACAGGACCACCCCGGCGGCGGCGACCAGGTCTTCTTCCAGGGCCATTCCTCCCCCGGAAACTACGCGCGCGCCTACCTCGAGGGCCGCCTGACCGAGGAAGATCTCGACGGCTTCCGCCAGGAGAAGTCCAAGGAGGGGCACGCCCTCCCGTCGTACCCCCACCCGCGCATGCTGCCGGACTTCTGGCAGTTCCCCACCGTCTCCATGGGCCTGGGCCCGATGAACGCGATCTTCCAGGCGCAGTTCAACCGCTACCTGCACAACCACGGCATCGCGGACACCTCGGACCAGCACGTGTGGGCCTTCCTCGGCGACGGCGAGATGGACGAGCCCGAGTCGCGCGGGCAGCTGCACATCGCGGCCAACGACAAGCTCGACAACCTGACCTTCGTGGTCAACTGCAACCTGCAGCGCCTCGACGGCCCGGTGCGCGGCAACGGCAAGATCGTGCAGGAGCTGGAGTCCTACTTCCGCGGCGCCGGCTGGAACGTCATCAAGGTCCTGTGGGGCCGCGAGTGGGACCCGCTGCTCGAGCAGGACGAGTCCGGCGAGCTCGTGCGCATCATGAACGAGACCCCCGACGGCGACTTCCAGACCTACAAGGCGGAGTCCGGCGGGTTCGTGCGCGAGCACTTCTTCGGTCAGTCCTCGACCACCAAGGAGATGGTGGCGGACATGTCCGACGACGAGATCTGGGGCCTCAAGCGCGGCGGCCACGACTACCGCAAGGTCTACGCCGCCTACAAGGCCGCGATGGAACACAAGGGCCAGCCCACCGTCATCCTGGCCCACACCATCAAGGGCTACGGACTCGGCAAGGCGTTCGAGGGCCGCAACGCGACCCACCAGATGAAGAAGCTGACCGCGGACGACCTCAAGATGTTCCGCGACCGTCACCGGATCCCGGTCTCCGACGAGGTCATCGACAAGGACCCGTACGACATCCCGTACTACCACCCGGGCATGGACGCGCCCGAAATCAGGTACATGATGCAGCGCCGCTCCGAGCTCGGCGGCCCTGTGCCGGCGCGTCGCTCGAAGCACCACCAGATCCCGGTGCCCCCGGAGTCCGCGTACAAGCAGGCCCGCAAGGGCTCGGGCAAGCAGCAGGCCGCCACCACCATGGCGTTCGTGCGCCTGCTCAAGGACCTGATGCGCGATAAGAACCTCGGTTCGCGCATCGTGCCGATCATCCCGGACGAGGCACGCACGTTCGGCATGGACGCGTTCTTCCCGACGGCGAAGATCTACAACCCGTCCGGCCAGAACTACCTCGCCGTGGACCGCGAGCTGTTCCTGTCCTACAACGAGTCGACCAAGGGCAAGCTGTACCACGTCGGCATCAACGAGGACGGCGCGACCGCCGCGTTCAACGCGATCGGCACGTCCTACTCGACGCACGGCGAGCCGATGGTGCCCGTCTACATCTTCTACTCGATGTTCGGCTTCCAGCGCACCGGCGACAACCTCTGGGCCGCCGGCGACCAGCTGGCACGCGGTTTCATCATCGGAGCCACCGCCGGCCGCACGACGCTGGCCGGCGAGGGCACCCAGCACATGGACGGCCACTCCCCCGTCCTGGCGGGCACCAACCCGGCGGTCAAGCACTACGACCCGGCGTTCTCCTACGAGATCGCGCACATCGTCCGCCAGGGCCTGCACGAGATGTACGGCGAACACGATCTGGGCGAGGACGCCCGCAACGTCATGTACTACCTGACGGTGTACAACGAGCCGATCGTCCACCCGGACGAGCCCGAGAACCTCGACGTGGAGGGTCTGCTCAAGGGGCTGTACCGCTACTCCGAGGGCACCGGCTCCGGCCCGAAGGCGCAGCTGATGGGCTCGGGCGTGTCCTTGCCGTGGGCCATCGAGGCGCAGCGGATCCTCGCCGAGGACTGGGACGTGAACGCCGACGTGTGGTCCGTGACCAGCTGGAACGAGCTCTACCGGGACGCGGCTGCCGCGGAGAAGGACGCGCTGCGCGATCCGTCGGCCGAGGCGCGCGTGCCCTACGTGACGCAGAAGCTCGCCGACGCCGAGGGCCCGATCGTGGCGAGCACGGACTACACGACGTCGCTGGCCAACCAGATTCGTCCGTACATCCCGAACGACTTCTCGGCGCTGGGCGCCGACGAGTTCGGCTTCGCGGACACCCGTCAGGCCGCGCGCCGCTACTTCCTGATCGACGCGCACTCGATGGTGGTGCGCACCCTGCAGCTGCTCGAGAAGCAGGCAGCGGTCGAGAAGGGCACCGCCGCCACGGCTCACCAGAAGTACACGCTGGACGACGTCAACGCCGGCACGACCGGCACCGCCGGCGGCGACGCCTGA
- a CDS encoding DUF3052 domain-containing protein yields MDAESTATGAQGAVLSELGLTEGEYVQEFGFDEDVDHAMRERLEAGLGTQLQAEEEHEPVEAVILWWRHDDGDVTDLTDALVDAQRSLDEGPVWVLTPRKGREGHVSPADLQEAAPVAGLHVTTGAGVSEHWAATRLVQKRGG; encoded by the coding sequence ATGGACGCTGAGTCCACCGCGACTGGCGCACAGGGCGCCGTGCTCTCTGAGCTCGGCCTCACCGAGGGCGAATACGTCCAGGAGTTCGGCTTCGACGAGGACGTCGACCATGCGATGCGGGAACGCCTCGAGGCGGGGCTCGGCACGCAGTTGCAGGCGGAGGAGGAGCACGAGCCCGTCGAGGCCGTGATCCTGTGGTGGCGTCATGACGACGGAGACGTGACCGACCTGACGGACGCCCTCGTGGACGCGCAGCGCAGCCTGGACGAGGGGCCGGTGTGGGTACTGACCCCGCGCAAGGGGCGCGAGGGTCACGTGTCCCCGGCGGATCTGCAGGAGGCCGCCCCCGTGGCGGGCCTGCACGTGACCACCGGTGCCGGGGTGAGCGAACACTGGGCCGCCACGCGGCTCGTGCAGAAGCGTGGCGGCTGA
- a CDS encoding redoxin domain-containing protein produces the protein MTDAPSPDVEGVAPPALRDTFGQPWPCPPIVGPDASAGRGEVEAAWLVFLPGAFTPVCTSELTWLAEMAVGFAHTADEGGPRVGVRVISCDAAPVLRRVAEETGAPDELVLLSDFWPHGAAADHYGLLDRQTGRPRRVSVLVDADGVEHGRVTAEPGRARTRTEHETVTEQWSANR, from the coding sequence ATGACGGACGCGCCGTCACCGGACGTCGAGGGCGTCGCACCCCCGGCCCTGCGCGACACCTTCGGGCAGCCGTGGCCGTGTCCGCCGATCGTCGGTCCGGACGCGTCGGCCGGACGCGGTGAGGTCGAGGCCGCGTGGCTGGTGTTCCTCCCCGGGGCCTTCACGCCGGTGTGCACCTCCGAGCTGACGTGGCTGGCAGAGATGGCCGTGGGCTTCGCACATACCGCCGACGAGGGCGGGCCGCGGGTGGGTGTGCGTGTGATCTCGTGCGATGCCGCACCTGTGCTGCGGCGTGTGGCGGAGGAGACCGGGGCTCCCGATGAGCTCGTGCTGCTCTCCGACTTCTGGCCCCACGGCGCCGCTGCCGATCACTACGGGCTGCTCGACCGTCAAACGGGACGGCCGCGACGGGTCTCCGTCCTCGTCGACGCCGATGGCGTCGAGCACGGCCGCGTGACCGCCGAGCCGGGCCGGGCTCGCACGCGCACCGAGCACGAGACCGTGACCGAGCAGTGGTCGGCGAACCGGTAG
- a CDS encoding NUDIX hydrolase — protein sequence MATPEFILDLREKVGHAPLWLSGCKAVVLRDDDGEVLLVRRADNGAWTLPAGIIDPGEEPAETAVREVAEETCVQCVPRRLAGVGTTHEVAYPNGDRVQYLDVVMVMDAVAGEAAVGDEENLEVAWFAVDEVPQMPELHARGLRWGLEAGPARFVHDGRERP from the coding sequence ATGGCGACTCCCGAGTTCATTCTGGACCTGCGCGAGAAAGTCGGCCATGCCCCGCTGTGGCTCTCCGGCTGCAAGGCGGTTGTGCTGCGCGACGACGACGGTGAGGTGCTGCTGGTGCGCCGAGCCGACAACGGCGCCTGGACGCTGCCGGCGGGCATCATCGACCCCGGTGAGGAGCCGGCGGAGACGGCGGTGCGCGAAGTGGCAGAGGAGACCTGTGTGCAGTGCGTGCCGCGACGCCTGGCCGGGGTGGGGACCACGCATGAGGTCGCCTACCCCAACGGAGACCGCGTGCAGTATCTCGACGTGGTGATGGTCATGGACGCCGTGGCGGGTGAGGCCGCCGTGGGTGACGAGGAGAACCTCGAGGTCGCCTGGTTCGCCGTGGACGAGGTTCCGCAGATGCCGGAACTGCACGCCCGCGGGCTGCGCTGGGGCTTGGAAGCCGGTCCCGCGCGGTTCGTGCACGACGGTCGCGAGCGCCCCTGA
- the ppk2 gene encoding polyphosphate kinase 2 yields the protein MVELLTPDTPRENLREFIDKLRDGGYTVSDGHTNDPDLIDPHGRAVETWREDYPYETRMSREEYELEKYRLQIELLKLQYWGEDTGQRHIIVFEGRDAAGKGGTIKRFTEHLNPRTARVVALNKPSDREQGQWYFQRYINHFPTAGEIVLFDRSWYNRAGVERVMGFSTEDQYTRFMNQVPLFEKMLVDDGIHLTKFWFSVTQTEQRTRFAIRQIDPVRQWKLSPMDLESLDRWEAYTEAKEAMFRHTDTDHAPWISIRSNDKKRARLNAMRYFLSQFEYEGKDHEVVGEPDPNIIRRGRDAVGD from the coding sequence ATGGTGGAACTGCTCACCCCCGACACGCCGCGCGAGAACCTGCGCGAGTTCATCGACAAGCTCCGCGACGGTGGCTACACCGTCTCCGACGGCCACACGAACGACCCGGACCTGATCGACCCGCACGGTCGCGCGGTCGAGACCTGGCGGGAGGACTACCCGTACGAGACGCGCATGTCCCGCGAGGAGTACGAGCTGGAGAAGTACCGGCTGCAGATCGAGCTGCTCAAGCTCCAGTACTGGGGTGAGGACACCGGCCAGCGTCACATCATCGTGTTCGAGGGCCGCGACGCCGCCGGCAAGGGCGGCACCATCAAACGCTTCACCGAGCACCTGAACCCCCGCACGGCGCGCGTCGTGGCGCTGAACAAACCCTCGGACCGTGAGCAGGGCCAGTGGTACTTCCAGCGGTACATCAACCATTTTCCGACCGCCGGTGAGATCGTGCTGTTCGACCGTTCCTGGTACAACCGGGCCGGAGTCGAGCGCGTCATGGGGTTCTCGACCGAGGACCAGTACACCCGGTTCATGAACCAGGTCCCCCTGTTCGAGAAGATGCTGGTGGACGACGGCATCCACCTGACCAAGTTCTGGTTCTCGGTGACGCAGACCGAGCAGCGCACCCGCTTTGCGATCCGTCAGATCGACCCGGTGCGGCAATGGAAGCTCTCGCCGATGGATCTGGAGTCTCTGGACCGCTGGGAGGCCTACACCGAGGCCAAGGAGGCGATGTTCCGGCACACGGACACCGACCACGCCCCCTGGATTTCGATTCGCTCCAACGACAAGAAGCGTGCCCGTCTGAACGCCATGCGCTACTTCCTCTCCCAGTTCGAGTACGAGGGCAAGGACCACGAGGTGGTCGGCGAGCCGGACCCGAACATCATCCGACGCGGCCGCGACGCCGTCGGCGACTGA
- the gndA gene encoding NADP-dependent phosphogluconate dehydrogenase, translated as MTTNQQRGTADIGVTGLAVMGANLARNFARNGYTVALHNRSRARTDQLVAEHGHEGTFVATESLEELVASLAVPRRVLIMVKAGQPVDDVIDQLIPLLEAGDIVIDAGNSHYEDTRRREAALAQQGLHFVGVGVSGGEEGALNGPAIMPGGPEKSYEALGPMLEKISAHHDGEPCCAWVGTDGAGHYVKMVHNGIEYADMQVIGEAYDLLRRVGGIEPAEQAEIFTAWNQTDLASYLIEITAEVLAQKDEATGGPLVDVIVDEAGQKGTGRWTAISGLDVGAPVAAIAESVFARSLSSQPHVREVARRTLAAGIESVEAPQPADREEFVEDVRQALFASKLVAYAQGMDMLAAAAQEYGWSLDLGTIASLWRDGCIIRADLLDVIMKAFGGRDTDRHPEPGTRAEGQPVNLLFAPEFSQAIAEALPAWRRVVATAVTAGVPVPVFSSALAYYDGLRADRLPAALVQGQRDYFGAHTYRRTDRDGSFHTLWSADRSEVEA; from the coding sequence ATGACGACGAATCAGCAACGAGGCACCGCCGACATCGGCGTCACCGGTCTGGCCGTGATGGGCGCCAACCTGGCCCGCAACTTCGCCCGCAACGGCTACACGGTGGCCCTGCACAACCGCAGCCGCGCCCGGACCGACCAGCTGGTGGCCGAGCACGGGCATGAGGGCACCTTCGTGGCAACTGAGTCCCTCGAGGAGCTCGTGGCCTCGCTCGCCGTCCCGCGGCGCGTGCTGATCATGGTCAAAGCCGGTCAGCCGGTCGACGACGTCATCGACCAGCTCATCCCGCTGCTCGAGGCCGGGGACATCGTGATCGACGCGGGCAACTCGCACTACGAGGACACTCGCCGCCGCGAGGCCGCTCTCGCGCAGCAGGGTCTGCACTTCGTCGGCGTCGGCGTCTCGGGCGGGGAGGAAGGCGCGCTCAACGGTCCGGCGATCATGCCCGGCGGCCCCGAGAAGTCCTACGAGGCGCTCGGCCCGATGCTCGAGAAGATCTCCGCCCACCACGACGGCGAGCCGTGCTGCGCGTGGGTCGGCACCGACGGCGCCGGCCACTACGTGAAGATGGTCCACAACGGCATCGAGTACGCCGACATGCAGGTGATCGGTGAGGCATACGACCTGCTGCGCCGTGTCGGCGGGATCGAACCGGCTGAACAGGCCGAGATCTTCACCGCATGGAACCAGACTGACCTGGCGTCCTATCTGATCGAGATCACCGCCGAGGTGCTCGCCCAGAAGGACGAGGCCACCGGCGGTCCGCTCGTCGACGTGATCGTGGACGAGGCCGGCCAGAAGGGCACCGGCCGGTGGACGGCCATCTCGGGCCTCGACGTCGGAGCTCCCGTCGCGGCGATCGCCGAGTCCGTGTTCGCCAGGTCGCTGTCCTCGCAGCCGCACGTGCGCGAGGTCGCCCGCCGCACGCTCGCCGCGGGCATCGAGTCCGTCGAGGCCCCGCAGCCGGCCGACCGGGAGGAATTCGTCGAGGACGTGCGCCAGGCGCTCTTCGCCTCCAAGCTCGTGGCTTATGCCCAGGGCATGGACATGCTGGCCGCCGCCGCGCAGGAGTACGGCTGGAGCCTGGACCTGGGCACCATCGCCTCGCTGTGGCGCGACGGGTGCATCATCCGCGCGGACCTGTTGGACGTGATCATGAAGGCCTTCGGTGGCCGCGACACCGACCGCCATCCCGAGCCCGGCACCCGCGCCGAGGGTCAGCCGGTGAATCTGCTGTTCGCCCCGGAGTTCTCTCAGGCGATCGCCGAAGCTCTGCCGGCATGGCGTCGGGTGGTGGCGACCGCGGTGACCGCGGGCGTGCCGGTGCCGGTGTTCTCCTCGGCGCTGGCCTACTACGACGGTCTGCGCGCCGATCGCCTGCCCGCCGCGCTCGTCCAGGGCCAACGCGACTACTTCGGCGCCCACACCTACCGCCGCACCGACCGCGACGGATCGTTCCA